One part of the Solea solea chromosome 16, fSolSol10.1, whole genome shotgun sequence genome encodes these proteins:
- the LOC131476115 gene encoding lysosomal alpha-glucosidase-like isoform X1, with translation MFRRQTLYFVVPIRLNTFLHTGPFKVHTVHKCSADTYLFLCSECCFKSLSVFLNLIQTGVGGGELNSGTLCMSAQQRQSTHYNLHNMYGLTEAYATNRALTKVRGKRPFVLSRSSYSGIGRFSGVWTGDVRSDWEQLRFSIPAVLQFSLFGVPLVGADICGFEGNTTEELCVRWMQLGAFYPFMRNHNDNFNAPQEPYVFGQEAQAAMRSALNLRYSLLPFLYTLFHHAHTSADTVARPLFMEFPTDPNCQTIDRQFLWGSSLLISPVLEQGSVKLTAYLPFGIWYNLHNGQPFYSKGQYLLLSAPLDTINVHVREGHIIPQQDPALTTTASRRNPFFLTVALSAGGWAWGDLFWDDGDSLDTYKTQDYCYVIFTAGQSQVVSDPLMLNGALDELVLGGLQVFGVPSPPRYVLANGEKVSDFMYHSDTKVLTVTKLTLPMAKVFTVQWAL, from the exons ATGTTTCGACGGCAAACATTGTACTTTGTAGTCCCCATTAGATTAAACAcattcttacatactggacctttcaaagtacatacagtacacaaatGCTCTGCAGATACATACCTGTTTCTTTGTTCTGAATGTTGCTTCAAATCATTGTCTGTGTTCCTGAATCTCATACAAACAGGAGTAGGCGGAGGGGAGTTGAACTCGGGAACTCTCTGCATGTCAGCTCAGCAGAGGCAATCCACTCACTACAACCTGCACAATATGTACGGACTGACAGAAGCATATGCCACAAACAG AGCTCTTACAAAGGTACGAGGGAAGAGGCCTTTTGTCCTGTCTCGCTCCTCTTACTCTGGCATTGGACGCTTCTCTGGAGTGTGGACAGGTGATGTCAGAAGTGACTGGGAGCAGCTGCGATTCTCCATCCCTG CTGTGCTGCAGTTTAGCCTGTTCGGGGTTCCTCTGGTGGGGGCGGACATCTGTGGGTTTGAAGGCAACACCACTGAGGAACTGTGTGTGCGATGGATGCAGCTTGGGGCCTTTTACCCATTTATGAGGAACCACAATGACAACTTCAATGCT CCTCAGGAGCCATATGTATTTGGGCAGGAGGCTCAGGCTGCCATGCGGAGTGCACTGAACCTTCGTTACTCCCTTCTCCCTTTCCTCTACACACTCTTTCATCATGCACACACCTCCGCTGACACTGTGGCCAGGCCTCTCTTCATGGA GTTTCCCACTGACCCCAACTGTCAGACCATAGACCGGCAGTTCTTGTGGGGGAGTTCACTCCTCATTAGCCCAGTTTTGGAGCAAGGCTCAGTCAAGTTGACTGCCTACCTACCCTTTGGCATTTGGTACAACTTGCATAAT GGTCAGCCTTTTTACAGTAAGGGTCAGTACCTGCTCCTGTCAGCCCCTCTGGACACTATCAACGTACATGTGAGGGAGGGACACATTATCCCACAGCAG GATCCTGCTCTGACAACCACAGCCTCACGCAGAAACCCCTTCTTCCTGACAGTGGCACTGTCAGCAGGTGGCTGGGCCTGGGGAGACTTGTTCTGGGACGATGGGGACAGTCTTGATACCTACAAAACGCAAGATTATTGTTATGTCATCTTCACTGCTGGACAG TCTCAGGTTGTGAGTGATCCTCTGATGCTGAATGGGGCCCTGGATGAACTGGTGCTGGGAGGACTGCAGGTGTTTGGAGTGCCCTCACCTCCCCGCTATGTTTTGGCCAATGGggagaaagtcagtgatttcaTGTACCACAGCGACACCAAG GTCTTGACAGTGACCAAGTTGACCTTGCCCATGGCAAAGGTTTTCACAGTCCAGTGGGCTCTCTGA
- the LOC131476115 gene encoding lysosomal alpha-glucosidase-like isoform X2, translating into MPQTAVLQFSLFGVPLVGADICGFEGNTTEELCVRWMQLGAFYPFMRNHNDNFNAPQEPYVFGQEAQAAMRSALNLRYSLLPFLYTLFHHAHTSADTVARPLFMEFPTDPNCQTIDRQFLWGSSLLISPVLEQGSVKLTAYLPFGIWYNLHNGQPFYSKGQYLLLSAPLDTINVHVREGHIIPQQDPALTTTASRRNPFFLTVALSAGGWAWGDLFWDDGDSLDTYKTQDYCYVIFTAGQSQVVSDPLMLNGALDELVLGGLQVFGVPSPPRYVLANGEKVSDFMYHSDTKVLTVTKLTLPMAKVFTVQWAL; encoded by the exons ATGCCACAAACAG CTGTGCTGCAGTTTAGCCTGTTCGGGGTTCCTCTGGTGGGGGCGGACATCTGTGGGTTTGAAGGCAACACCACTGAGGAACTGTGTGTGCGATGGATGCAGCTTGGGGCCTTTTACCCATTTATGAGGAACCACAATGACAACTTCAATGCT CCTCAGGAGCCATATGTATTTGGGCAGGAGGCTCAGGCTGCCATGCGGAGTGCACTGAACCTTCGTTACTCCCTTCTCCCTTTCCTCTACACACTCTTTCATCATGCACACACCTCCGCTGACACTGTGGCCAGGCCTCTCTTCATGGA GTTTCCCACTGACCCCAACTGTCAGACCATAGACCGGCAGTTCTTGTGGGGGAGTTCACTCCTCATTAGCCCAGTTTTGGAGCAAGGCTCAGTCAAGTTGACTGCCTACCTACCCTTTGGCATTTGGTACAACTTGCATAAT GGTCAGCCTTTTTACAGTAAGGGTCAGTACCTGCTCCTGTCAGCCCCTCTGGACACTATCAACGTACATGTGAGGGAGGGACACATTATCCCACAGCAG GATCCTGCTCTGACAACCACAGCCTCACGCAGAAACCCCTTCTTCCTGACAGTGGCACTGTCAGCAGGTGGCTGGGCCTGGGGAGACTTGTTCTGGGACGATGGGGACAGTCTTGATACCTACAAAACGCAAGATTATTGTTATGTCATCTTCACTGCTGGACAG TCTCAGGTTGTGAGTGATCCTCTGATGCTGAATGGGGCCCTGGATGAACTGGTGCTGGGAGGACTGCAGGTGTTTGGAGTGCCCTCACCTCCCCGCTATGTTTTGGCCAATGGggagaaagtcagtgatttcaTGTACCACAGCGACACCAAG GTCTTGACAGTGACCAAGTTGACCTTGCCCATGGCAAAGGTTTTCACAGTCCAGTGGGCTCTCTGA